The Mesorhizobium loti DNA segment TTCTGCACCTTGATCAGGTTTTCCAGTGCCGAGGCCACCTTGCCTTCCGAGCTTTCGTCGTCGGCCACCACCAGGCGCACCGGCAGTTTCTTGCCGGCCGACTTGACCATGATGCCGCCGGCCGTGTTGATGTCGGCGACCGCCTGCTCATAGGCCCATTTCTGCTCCTTGCCGTCGCCGGCCAGCGGCCCGGTCAAGGAGATCGGCGCGCCGATGACGATCTCGGTGTCGCCGGCATTCGCCGGGCTGGCGTCGCCAAGCGCAATCGCGCTTGTCAGGGCCAGGCCCGCAAGCATTGCCTTCAGACTGTTTCCCATTTCATCCTCCCAGGTTTTTCGATCGGGCGGACACGGTCGTGCCCGGCCGCATGCCCTCAGACCGTCGCTGCCGCGACCAGGCTGGTGTCGGTGAACTGCTCGAAACTGAGCGCCTTGCCGGCCTTCATTTCCCAGACATGGACGACGCGCGCCGACATCGGCTTGCCGGTCTTTTTGTAGACACCCGAATAGGTGCCGATGCCGACAATGGTGCTGCCGCCATCGACCAGTTTTTCGAGCTTCAACGCGTAGCCGTCCCACTCCTCGCCGATGCGCTTGAAGACGCCTTCGATGATGGCGTCGGGGCCGACATAGGTGCCGGCATAGGGAAAGCCGGCCATCTCGGTCCAGGCGGTGCGGCTGGTGACCGGCGCCATCATCGCGGCCAAATCCTTGGCGTCGGAGCCGGCATAGTGCGCCTTGATCGCTTCGTAGTTTTTGTTCATGGCGTTCCCCCGCGCGGTCAGACCGGCGCCTTGTCCTTGTCGTAGGCGGTCCTGGATTTCTTCTCGATGTGGGCGCCGGCCGGCTTGTTCTCGATCTTGCCCTGGCTGGTCACGCCGAGGAATTTGCCCGTCGAGTGCATGACGTCCCAATTGTAGAAGAACAGCGAAGCGACCGGGATGATGAACTCGCGGAAGCCGAACACATACTGGTTTTCGGCGAACTTCCAGGTCGTCGCCAGGTCGACATCGCCATGGCCGCGCTGGATGCCGACCAGGTTCTGCCAGGCATAGCGCTCAGAGCTGAGATAGATGTGCTCGTAGACGTGGTTGGGGCTGTATGTGTAATGCGCGGTGAGCCCGATCAGGTCGCGGGTCGGCGCCGGTGCGATGCCGGTCGGCGCGACATTGGGATCGCCGAGCACGCCGGCCGACCAAATCTGCGCCACGCGCGGCTCGCCCGGTGCCTCGCCGGCTTCACGCACCCGTTCGCGCACCGACAGCACGCGG contains these protein-coding regions:
- a CDS encoding Ketosteroid isomerase — translated: MNKNYEAIKAHYAGSDAKDLAAMMAPVTSRTAWTEMAGFPYAGTYVGPDAIIEGVFKRIGEEWDGYALKLEKLVDGGSTIVGIGTYSGVYKKTGKPMSARVVHVWEMKAGKALSFEQFTDTSLVAAATV
- a CDS encoding Molybdenum cofactor biosynthesis protein F translates to MNDQNRPADWKHFDDFAAGIATNRLTTTDALRGQTFRITLDTGRTIDLAFTSLDTVAWSEGSEAGADWYEALEVASSVFFINMIFSARSTEDEAFIVNTSTRRVLSVRERVREAGEAPGEPRVAQIWSAGVLGDPNVAPTGIAPAPTRDLIGLTAHYTYSPNHVYEHIYLSSERYAWQNLVGIQRGHGDVDLATTWKFAENQYVFGFREFIIPVASLFFYNWDVMHSTGKFLGVTSQGKIENKPAGAHIEKKSRTAYDKDKAPV